The Deinococcus aquaticus genomic interval CCGGTCAGGCCCGCCATGTACACCTCGGTGCGGTTGCAGGTGGAGAGCAGCATGACTTCCTGCGCGTGGCGGGACAGGTGGGCCAGCAGCGCGCCCTCCTCGCCGGCACGCACGGCGGCGCGTTCACGGATCTCGACGGGGGCCGTCTGGTGGTTCAGGCCCACGACGGCCACGTCGAGCAGGCCGGGCATGGGCGCGCCGGGCCGGGCGAGGAAGGCCTGGGCGGTGGGGCAGGCGAGGGTCATGCGGGTACTCCTACGGCGCGGCGGATGTCCTGGCGCAGGGCGCTGAGGGCCGCCTGTCTCTGCGGTTCGGGAAGAGTGAGGGCCGCCTCGCGCCGCTCGGTCCAGGCGGCGAGTTGCTCGGGGGTGGGCAGCAGGTCGCGGGTGCGTTCAGTCAGCGCCTGCGCCAGCATGGGCAGTTCCCTGCCGGTGCTGACGGCGACCTGCACGCCCGCGCGGGCAGCCACGGCCGGGAAGCGCAGGTTGCCGCGTGTAGCGTCGCTGGCGTCGTTGACGAGCAGGCCCAGGTCCTGTGCGTCGCGGACGACCTGGGCGTTCACGCTGGCGTGACTGGTGGCGGCCACGACGAGGGCCGCACCGCGCAGGTCACCGCTGCGGTAGGGGCGCGGCTGCCAGTCGGTGGTCAGGGCAGCCAGTTCGTCGCAGCGGTCCGGGGCGATGACCTGCACGTGCAGTCCGGCGTCCAGCAGGGTGCGGGTGCGGCGCAGGGCGACGGCGCCTCCGCCGACCACGACGGCGCGCGCACCGTGCAGGTCGAGGAAGGCGGGAAGCAGACTCATGGGGCGCAGCATAGCGCGGGCCGGGCGGGGCAGCCGTCCCCGACCGATCGGTCGGGAAGGCGGCTGGGACGACCTGTAACGTGCCTCAGCCGGTAACAGCGGCGACGGCCTGCTCGGCCGCCTCGGCCAGGGCGTCCAGACTGGCGGTGTGGGCCAGGGTGATGTCCGTGAAGCCCGCCTCGCGCGCCGCGTCCCCGGTCTGGGGGCCCATGACGGCCACGCGCAGGTCCGTGCCGACCAGCGCCGCGAGGTGCCGCGCGGCGCTGCCGGACGCCAGGGTCACGACCGCCGCGCCGCGCAGGCGGTCCATGGACAGGCTGTCGGGACGGGCGGGTTCCGTGCGGTACAGCTCGGCGCGGTCGTAGGTCAGGCCGCGCGCTTCCAGGGCGCGTTGCAGGTCGTCTTCGGCCAGTTGCGAGGTCAGGTGCAGCAGTGTGTCGCCGGGCATGGCGGGCAGTTCGGCGCCCAGGTGGCGCGCGCCGGGCGTGGCGGGCACGAAGTCGGCGCGCAGGCCCAGCGCTTCGAGGCTGCGGGCGGTGCTGGGGCCGACAGCAGCCAGTTTCACGCCGGCCAGGTGGCGGGTGTCCAGGCCCAGGGCGTGCAGGTGCCCGATCAGGGTGGTGACGGCGTGGTTGCTGGTCAGCAGCAGCCAGCGCACGCCGCTCAGGTCGCGGAGGCGCTCGTGCAGGACACCGGGCTGCGCGGTGGGCGCGAATTCGATCAGCGGGACTTCCAGCACGCTGGCGCCGCGCGCACGCAGCAGGTCGCCCAGGCCGCTGGCACCACCGCGCGTGCGGGTCACGGCGACCGTCTGCCCGGTCAGCGGGCCGCCGAAGCCGGGGCGGGTGTCGAACCAGCGCAGGCTGTCACGCAGGCGCACGACCTCGCCCACGACCGTGACGGCCGGGGCTTCCAGTCCGGCCTCGCGGACCACGTCGGCAATGGTGGCCAGGGTGCCGGTCACGGTCCGCTGGCGGGGCGTGCTGCCCCACTGGATGGTCGCGGCGGGCGTCTGCGGGTCGCGCCCGGCAGCGATCAGGTCGGCGGCGATCTGGTGCAGGTTGCGTACGCCCATCAGCAGGACCAGGGTGTCCACGCCGGACAGACGCTCGTAGTGCGCGCCGCCCTCCTGCGTGTTGCCGGTCAGGACCGCGAACGACCGGGCGACCTCGCGGTGCGTGACGGGAATCCCGGCGTAGGCGGGCGCGGCGATGGCGCTGCTCACGCCGGGCACGATCTCGAACGGCACGCCGGCCAGAGCGCAGGCCTCGGCTTCCTCGCCGCCGCGCCCGAACACGAACACGTCACCGCCCTTCAGGCGCGCCACGCGCTGCCCGCCGTTCGCCTGCGCCTGCTCCACGATCAGCGCGTTGATCTGCTCCTGACTGATGTACTCCGAAAAGCCCTTCTTGCCCACGTAGATGGTGTGCGCGTCCGGCGCGTAGCGCAGCAGGTCCGGGTTGGCGAGGTAATCGAACAGCACCACGTCCGCCTCCATGAGCGCCTGCATGCCGCGCACGGTCAGCAGGCCCGGGTCGCCGGGGCCCGCCCCGATCAGGGACACGAAGGCGCGCGGGCTGGCAGAGGAAACGTCGGTCATCCCTACAGGCTAGCGGGCGGCGGGCGGGACATATGCGGGTGCGTGGGTGCGGCGGCCCCTCTTCTGGCAGCGGCCCTGATGCCCACAGGTGGATCAGGACACCGTTTCCGGCTCGCACGGGGCGGGCAGTGACGGGTGGTCGGGCAGCGGCAGGTGGTGCGCGGCCGTGTCGTGCAAGCCTGCGAACCGCAGGTGCCGCTGACTGATGAACCACAGTTCCTCGCGGTCGTTCGGCAGGATGAAGTACGCCTCGGAGGTCTCGGACGGGCTGAACACACCCAGCACCCGGTAGGCGCAGCCCCCGTTAAATCCGTTACTGAGCGGCAGGGGTTGAGGCGCGCGCGGTCCGGTCAGTTCCTGAACCCGGACGAACAGATGCGGATGGAAGGCGATCATGGATGCCGTCATTCTGAACCGCGCCGTTCGGGGCCGTGGGCGGGGCGCGGGCTTATGATTCCTTCATGCTGCCCCATACCGGAGTGACCCAGGCCGCAGCGACACAGGCCCCAGTAACCCAGGCCGATCTGCCCCGGCTGGCGCTGGCAGAGGCCGCCGCGCACGCCCGCTACGGTCAGCCGCAGGGTGCGCTGGCGGTCTTCGGCCCGCTGGTGGCCGTGCACGACCAGCCGGACTCACCGCTGAATAGCGCGTGGCACGACGGCACCCGTCCCCCCACGCCGCAGGAACTGGCGGACTTCCGGGCCTTCTGCGCCGCTCACGGGCAGCGGCCCACCCTGCACCTGCTGTCTCACGCCGCGCCGACCCTGATCCCGCTGCTGGGCGAGCATGGATACACGCTGACGTACGTGCTGCACGCCTACCTGCACGACCTGACCAGCCTGCCACCCGCCCCGGCCCTGCCCGTGCAGGAAACCACCGACGCCCACGCCTGGGCCGCCGTGTGCGCCCGGGGTTTCGGGCCTGGCAGTGAGGCCATCATGGAGCGGGTCGCGCGGACGCCCGGCACCCGACTGTTCCTGGCAGGCGGGCCTGACGTACACACAGCAGAAGAAGCCATGGGGGCCGCCGCCCTCTCCGTGACCGGGTTCAGCACGGGCAATGGCACCGGCAGCGGTGTGGCCGCCGCGCTGCACGGCACCTCCACCCGCCCGGAACACCGGGGCCAGGGCGCGCAGACGGCGCTGCTGGCCGCCCGCCTGCACGCTGCCGCGCAGGCCGGGGCGGACCTGACCAGCGTGTTCGTGACGCCCGGCACGCCCAGCGAACGCAACATCGGCCGCGCCGGGTTCCGGCTGGCGGGCCTGCGCCTGACCTTCAGCGCCTGAGCGTTCCGGCGGCGCGGGCGTAGGCTGGAGCATGACCACGCCCCCTGTACCCAAGCCCGATCAGAGCCTGTCGTTCCAGTCGGGTGGCCGCGCCCTGCACGCCGAGGTCTTCCGGCCCGCCGGATCACACCCGGAGCGGCCGGTGCCGGGCGTGCTGGTCATTCACGAGGCGTTCGGACTGACCGACGACATCCGCGCCATTGCCGCCCGCTTCGCCGGGGCCGGGTACGCGGCGCTGGCCGTGGACCTGTTCAGCGGCCGGCCCGCTGCCGTCTGCATGACCCGGTTGCTGGGCGGCATCTTCCTGAACTCGCTGGAACACCAGGGCGTGCAGGACACCCGCGCGGCGCTGGGCGTGCTGGGAGACCTGCCCGGCGTGGACGGCGCGCGGCTGGGCGCCGTCGGCTTCTGCCTGGGCGGCAGTCTGGCCGTGGCGATGGCCTGCACCGACGACCGCCTGCGGGCCGTGGCCCCGTACTACGGGTTCAACCCGCGCCCCGCCGGGGCCCTGGCGCGCGCCTGCCCGGTCGTGGGCAGCTTTCCGGGCCGCGACATCACCCGCCAGCAGGGCGAGCGGCTGCGCGGCGCGCTGGAGCAGGCGCAGGTGCCGCACGACGTGAAGATCTACCCGGACGCCCGGCACTCCTTCGCGAACCGGGGGCCGAACTTCGACGCGGTCGCCAGCGAGGACGCCTGGACGCGCGTTCTGGAGTTCTTCGCGCAGCACGTCACGCACGGCCCCGCAGGACACTGAGGGCCGCCGTGTCGCGCAAGCTGTGTCTCCCGCTCCTCAGGGACCTGTGGCGGCGCGCACGGCGTCCCGGACGGCGGCGCACACGGCCTCCTGCACCAGTGCCACCAGCAGCAGCGGATCGGCCGGGGGCAGGGTCGCGGCGCTCAGGACGAAGGCGCTGTCACCGTCCCAGGGGGTGTGGCTGGGGTGAATCACGCGGGCCAGCGCGGTCTGCGCGGCGTCCGCGAGGCGGCGGCACTCGTTCTTGCTCAGGGTGTGCTCGGTGACCACGGCGATCAGGGTGGTGTTCTCCACGTCGCCGGGCGTGAAGGCCGTGGCCCCCGGCCCCACACCTGGACCGGCCAGCACGCCGCCCCGTTCGTCCAGCACGTCCCCGATGGGGTTCACGACGGCCAGTGCGCCCACGCGGACGCCGTGCCGTTCGATCAGGACGCTGCCCAGGCCGCCCGGCACGGCCCCGCTGCCCAGGTACTTGCCGGCGGTCGCGCCCGTTCCGGCGCCCACCAGACCGCGCGCCACCGGGTCGGCACTGGCGGCGCGGGCGGCCAGTTCGCCCTCGCGCTCGCCGGGGCGGATGTCGGCGCGGCCCACGCCCAAGTCGTAGATCACGGCGGCCGGGACCAGCGGCACGCGCGCCCAGGGCGTCTCGTGCCCGACGCCGCGTTCCTCCAGCACCCGGACCACGCCGCCCGCCGCACTCAGGCCGAAGGCACTGCCGCCGGTCAGGAGCAGCGCGTGCACCCGCTCGACCTTCTTGTCGGGCGAGAGCAGCACGCCCTCACGCGTACCGGGGCTGGGTCCCAGGAACGACGCGGACGCCACCGCGCCCTCCGGGGGGCACAGGATCACGGTGCAGCCGGTGCGCGCCTGGGCGTGGGTCCAGTGGCCCACCAGGAAGCCCGGAACGCCGGTCAGGGTACGGTTCTCGCTCATGCGCTCCAGCAGAGCACAGGACTTCCAGAAACGACAGACCAGAAACGACCCGCCAGAAATGACAGGGAGGCGCGCCGTGACTCTGGTTCACGGCGCGCCTCCTGGGGGAGTGGGTTGTGGTCAGCTTGCGTCGGGGGTGGGGTCGTTACGGGTGCGCCACAGGCTCAGCAGCACGCCGCCCGCAAGGATGCCCAGCGTGACCGTCAGGCTGATGGCGGGGTCGACCTTGC includes:
- a CDS encoding precorrin-2 dehydrogenase/sirohydrochlorin ferrochelatase family protein, producing the protein MSLLPAFLDLHGARAVVVGGGAVALRRTRTLLDAGLHVQVIAPDRCDELAALTTDWQPRPYRSGDLRGAALVVAATSHASVNAQVVRDAQDLGLLVNDASDATRGNLRFPAVAARAGVQVAVSTGRELPMLAQALTERTRDLLPTPEQLAAWTERREAALTLPEPQRQAALSALRQDIRRAVGVPA
- the cobA gene encoding uroporphyrinogen-III C-methyltransferase yields the protein MTDVSSASPRAFVSLIGAGPGDPGLLTVRGMQALMEADVVLFDYLANPDLLRYAPDAHTIYVGKKGFSEYISQEQINALIVEQAQANGGQRVARLKGGDVFVFGRGGEEAEACALAGVPFEIVPGVSSAIAAPAYAGIPVTHREVARSFAVLTGNTQEGGAHYERLSGVDTLVLLMGVRNLHQIAADLIAAGRDPQTPAATIQWGSTPRQRTVTGTLATIADVVREAGLEAPAVTVVGEVVRLRDSLRWFDTRPGFGGPLTGQTVAVTRTRGGASGLGDLLRARGASVLEVPLIEFAPTAQPGVLHERLRDLSGVRWLLLTSNHAVTTLIGHLHALGLDTRHLAGVKLAAVGPSTARSLEALGLRADFVPATPGARHLGAELPAMPGDTLLHLTSQLAEDDLQRALEARGLTYDRAELYRTEPARPDSLSMDRLRGAAVVTLASGSAARHLAALVGTDLRVAVMGPQTGDAAREAGFTDITLAHTASLDALAEAAEQAVAAVTG
- a CDS encoding GNAT family N-acetyltransferase; this translates as MLPHTGVTQAAATQAPVTQADLPRLALAEAAAHARYGQPQGALAVFGPLVAVHDQPDSPLNSAWHDGTRPPTPQELADFRAFCAAHGQRPTLHLLSHAAPTLIPLLGEHGYTLTYVLHAYLHDLTSLPPAPALPVQETTDAHAWAAVCARGFGPGSEAIMERVARTPGTRLFLAGGPDVHTAEEAMGAAALSVTGFSTGNGTGSGVAAALHGTSTRPEHRGQGAQTALLAARLHAAAQAGADLTSVFVTPGTPSERNIGRAGFRLAGLRLTFSA
- a CDS encoding dienelactone hydrolase family protein, which encodes MTTPPVPKPDQSLSFQSGGRALHAEVFRPAGSHPERPVPGVLVIHEAFGLTDDIRAIAARFAGAGYAALAVDLFSGRPAAVCMTRLLGGIFLNSLEHQGVQDTRAALGVLGDLPGVDGARLGAVGFCLGGSLAVAMACTDDRLRAVAPYYGFNPRPAGALARACPVVGSFPGRDITRQQGERLRGALEQAQVPHDVKIYPDARHSFANRGPNFDAVASEDAWTRVLEFFAQHVTHGPAGH
- a CDS encoding P1 family peptidase — translated: MSENRTLTGVPGFLVGHWTHAQARTGCTVILCPPEGAVASASFLGPSPGTREGVLLSPDKKVERVHALLLTGGSAFGLSAAGGVVRVLEERGVGHETPWARVPLVPAAVIYDLGVGRADIRPGEREGELAARAASADPVARGLVGAGTGATAGKYLGSGAVPGGLGSVLIERHGVRVGALAVVNPIGDVLDERGGVLAGPGVGPGATAFTPGDVENTTLIAVVTEHTLSKNECRRLADAAQTALARVIHPSHTPWDGDSAFVLSAATLPPADPLLLVALVQEAVCAAVRDAVRAATGP